In Mangifera indica cultivar Alphonso chromosome 1, CATAS_Mindica_2.1, whole genome shotgun sequence, a single genomic region encodes these proteins:
- the LOC123211632 gene encoding exocyst complex component EXO70A1-like isoform X2: MGVKPKAMDALRERAATVKESLVKSQTITDNMVGILGSFDYRLSALETAMRPTQIRTHSIRSAHENIDKTLKSAEAILGQFDLYRKAEAKILRGPHEDLESYLEAIDQLRSNIKFFSNNKSLKSSSGVHTQCNNLLAKAMSKLEEEFKTLLNNYSKPVEPDRLFDCLPNSLRPSDENEGGKSHSEQQKSLQTAVYTPLTLIPPKLLPLLHDLAQQMALAGHQQELFRIYRDTRASVLEQSLKKLGVERLSKEDVQKMPWEVLEAKIGNWIHHMRIAVKLLFAAEKKICDQVLDGVRNLRDPIFLEVTANSVSMLLSFGEAVAKSKRSPEKLFVILDMYEIMRELQSEINYLFGNAACMEMREASISLTKRLAQTAQETFADFEEAVEKDATKTTVFDGTVHPLTSYVINYVKFLFDYQATLKLLFEEFDEGNPEGQLEAVTTKIILALHNNLDGKSKQYKDPALTQLFLMNNIHYIVRSVRRSEAKDVLGDDWVQIHRRIVQQYANQYKRVSWAKVLPLTIHILASEFLLLILMRFCSVSLFRVQVVLELIQAAFPEP, from the exons ATGGGCGTGAAGCCAAAGGCGATGGACGCTTTACGAGAGCGAGCGGCTACCGTTAAAGAGTCGCTGGTTAAGAGCCAGACCATCACCGATAACATGGTCGGCATTCTTGGATCCTTTGATTACCGGCTCTCGGCGCTCGAGACGGCTATGCGTCCAACGCAG ATAAGGACGCATTCGATTAGAAGCGCTCACGAGAATATTGATAAAACATTGAAGTCTGCTGAGGCTATTTTAGGTCAATTTGACCTCTATCGCAAG GCAGAGGCAAAAATTCTTAGAGGTCCACATGAGGACTTAGAAAGCTACCTAGAGGCAATTGATCAGTTGAGAagcaatattaaatttttcagcaataataaaagtttaaagagCAGCTCTGGAGTGCATACCCAATGTAACAACTTGCTTGCAAAAGCAATGTCAAAGCTTGAAGAGGAGTTCAAAACGCTATTAAATAATTACAG CAAGCCTGTGGAACCTGATCGTCTTTTCGACTGTCTTCCCAATTCTCTACGACCATCAGATGAAAATGAGGGGGGTAAGAGTCATTCTGAGCAACAAAAGAGCTTGCAAACTGCTGTTTATACACCTCTGACTCTTATACCACCAAAGCTTCTGCCATTGCTGCATGATTTAGCCCAACAAATGGCTCTAGCTGGCCACCAACAAGAGCTATTCAGAATATacag GGATACCCGTGCTTCAGTTTTGGAACAGAGCCTCAAAAAATTAGGCGTAGAGAGACTGAGTAAAGAGGATGTCCAGAAAATGCCATGGGAGGTTTTGGAGGCTAAGATTGGGAATTGGATACATCACATGCGGATTGCT GTGAAACTGCTCTTCGCTGCAGAAAAGAAAATCTGTGATCAAGTACTCGATGGTGTCAGAAATCTCAGGGATCCAATTTTTCTTGAAGTCACTGCAAACAGTGTGTCTATGCTTCTTAGTTTTGGAGAGGCTGTTGCCAAAAGCAAGAGATCACCTGAAAAGTTATTTGTGATTCTAGACATGTACGAGATTATGAGAGAACTTCAGTCAGAG ATCAATTATCTGTTTGGGAATGCCGCTTGCATGGAAATGCGAGAAGCTTCAATCAGCTTAACTAAGAGGCTAGCTCAGACAGCACAAGAGACATTTGCTGATTTTGAAGAAGCAGTTGAAAAAGATGCTACAAAGACTACTGTTTTTGATGGAACCGTCCATCCTTTGACAAGCTATGTGATAAATTATGTAAAGTTTCTATTTGA CTACCAAGCAACATTGAAGCTACTGTTTGAAGAGTTTGATGAAGGTAATCCAGAAGGTCAATTGGAAGCCGTAACTACTAAGATTATATTGGCTCTGCACAATAACCTGGATGGGAAATCCAAGCAATATAAAGATCCTGCATTAACCCAGTTGTTTCTCATGAATAATATTCACTACATAGTGAGATCTGTGCGGAG gtCAGAAGCAAAAGATGTATTGGGAGATGATTGGGTGCAAATACACCGAAGGATTGTGCAACAGTATGCAAATCAGTATAAGAGGGTTTCTTGGGCAAAGGTTCTACCTTTAACCATACATATTTTGGCATCAGAATTCCTTCTATTAATCTTGATGAG ATTCTGCAGTGTCTCTCTATTCAGGGTCCAGGTGGTTCTGGAGCTGATTCAAGCAGCGTTTCCAGAGCCATGA
- the LOC123224014 gene encoding uncharacterized protein LOC123224014 — translation MAEFPPNLDDGERFIPSDIFVNEKPCYRFVDDVEDRFNALSLLQKTYHHPPPSPHEFQFQSERFKPPVRSTALPPGYFGGVDGGLQLGQRLHPYTTVSLSKPRLDLQSLRHLPSLVERCREASITRVLQRQQNRLLQQNQKGLVVGGGIGFNGGLVRESGGTGVFHPRIIETSIAAATSSDAKKKIVRNRQENKARQQSNSMKRVGVSKPEDCHYHLPPDMGLPRDWTY, via the exons ATGGCTGAGTTCCCTCCGAATTTGGACGATGGAGAGCGCTTTATTCCGTCTGATATTTTCGTAAACGAGAAGCCATGTTATCGCTTTGTTGATGACGTGGAGGACCGTTTCAATGCCCTCTCTTTGCTTCAAAAAACTTATCACCatcctcctccttctcctcATGAGTTTCAGTTTCAGTCCGag CGGTTCAAGCCGCCGGTTCGGAGCACTGCACTACCTCCTGGTTACTTCGGCGGAGTCGACGGCGGTCTCCAACTTGGCCAAAGGCTTCATCCTTACACTACGGTGTCGCTTTCAAAACCTCGTTTGGATTTACAGTCCCTGAGACACCTACCTTCTCTG GTTGAGAGGTGCAGGGAAGCAAGCATAACTAGGGTTTTGCAGAGACAGCAAAACCGGTTGCTGCAACAAAACCAAAAAGGGCTGGTTGTGGGAGGTGGAATTGGGTTCAATGGCGGTTTGGTGAGAGAATCTGGAGGGACAGGCGTGTTTCATCCTCGCATTATTGAGACTTCTATTGCCGCTGCAACTTCCTCTGATGCCAAGAAGAAGA TTGTGAGAAACAGGCAGGAAAATAAGGCGAGGCAGCAGAGCAACTCCATGAAAAGGGTAGGGGTAAGCAAACCAGAGGATTGCCATTATCATCTTCCTCCAGACATGGGATTGCCCAGGGACTGGACATACTGA
- the LOC123211632 gene encoding exocyst complex component EXO70A1-like isoform X1 codes for MGVKPKAMDALRERAATVKESLVKSQTITDNMVGILGSFDYRLSALETAMRPTQIRTHSIRSAHENIDKTLKSAEAILGQFDLYRKAEAKILRGPHEDLESYLEAIDQLRSNIKFFSNNKSLKSSSGVHTQCNNLLAKAMSKLEEEFKTLLNNYSKPVEPDRLFDCLPNSLRPSDENEGGKSHSEQQKSLQTAVYTPLTLIPPKLLPLLHDLAQQMALAGHQQELFRIYRDTRASVLEQSLKKLGVERLSKEDVQKMPWEVLEAKIGNWIHHMRIAVKLLFAAEKKICDQVLDGVRNLRDPIFLEVTANSVSMLLSFGEAVAKSKRSPEKLFVILDMYEIMRELQSEINYLFGNAACMEMREASISLTKRLAQTAQETFADFEEAVEKDATKTTVFDGTVHPLTSYVINYVKFLFDYQATLKLLFEEFDEGNPEGQLEAVTTKIILALHNNLDGKSKQYKDPALTQLFLMNNIHYIVRSVRRSEAKDVLGDDWVQIHRRIVQQYANQYKRVSWAKILQCLSIQGPGGSGADSSSVSRAMIKDKFKVFNSQFEELHHRQSQWAVPDSELRESLRLAVAEVLLPAYRSFVRRFGPMIENGKNPSKYIKYSPEDLERMLNEFFEGKQWNDQRR; via the exons ATGGGCGTGAAGCCAAAGGCGATGGACGCTTTACGAGAGCGAGCGGCTACCGTTAAAGAGTCGCTGGTTAAGAGCCAGACCATCACCGATAACATGGTCGGCATTCTTGGATCCTTTGATTACCGGCTCTCGGCGCTCGAGACGGCTATGCGTCCAACGCAG ATAAGGACGCATTCGATTAGAAGCGCTCACGAGAATATTGATAAAACATTGAAGTCTGCTGAGGCTATTTTAGGTCAATTTGACCTCTATCGCAAG GCAGAGGCAAAAATTCTTAGAGGTCCACATGAGGACTTAGAAAGCTACCTAGAGGCAATTGATCAGTTGAGAagcaatattaaatttttcagcaataataaaagtttaaagagCAGCTCTGGAGTGCATACCCAATGTAACAACTTGCTTGCAAAAGCAATGTCAAAGCTTGAAGAGGAGTTCAAAACGCTATTAAATAATTACAG CAAGCCTGTGGAACCTGATCGTCTTTTCGACTGTCTTCCCAATTCTCTACGACCATCAGATGAAAATGAGGGGGGTAAGAGTCATTCTGAGCAACAAAAGAGCTTGCAAACTGCTGTTTATACACCTCTGACTCTTATACCACCAAAGCTTCTGCCATTGCTGCATGATTTAGCCCAACAAATGGCTCTAGCTGGCCACCAACAAGAGCTATTCAGAATATacag GGATACCCGTGCTTCAGTTTTGGAACAGAGCCTCAAAAAATTAGGCGTAGAGAGACTGAGTAAAGAGGATGTCCAGAAAATGCCATGGGAGGTTTTGGAGGCTAAGATTGGGAATTGGATACATCACATGCGGATTGCT GTGAAACTGCTCTTCGCTGCAGAAAAGAAAATCTGTGATCAAGTACTCGATGGTGTCAGAAATCTCAGGGATCCAATTTTTCTTGAAGTCACTGCAAACAGTGTGTCTATGCTTCTTAGTTTTGGAGAGGCTGTTGCCAAAAGCAAGAGATCACCTGAAAAGTTATTTGTGATTCTAGACATGTACGAGATTATGAGAGAACTTCAGTCAGAG ATCAATTATCTGTTTGGGAATGCCGCTTGCATGGAAATGCGAGAAGCTTCAATCAGCTTAACTAAGAGGCTAGCTCAGACAGCACAAGAGACATTTGCTGATTTTGAAGAAGCAGTTGAAAAAGATGCTACAAAGACTACTGTTTTTGATGGAACCGTCCATCCTTTGACAAGCTATGTGATAAATTATGTAAAGTTTCTATTTGA CTACCAAGCAACATTGAAGCTACTGTTTGAAGAGTTTGATGAAGGTAATCCAGAAGGTCAATTGGAAGCCGTAACTACTAAGATTATATTGGCTCTGCACAATAACCTGGATGGGAAATCCAAGCAATATAAAGATCCTGCATTAACCCAGTTGTTTCTCATGAATAATATTCACTACATAGTGAGATCTGTGCGGAG gtCAGAAGCAAAAGATGTATTGGGAGATGATTGGGTGCAAATACACCGAAGGATTGTGCAACAGTATGCAAATCAGTATAAGAGGGTTTCTTGGGCAAAG ATTCTGCAGTGTCTCTCTATTCAGGGTCCAGGTGGTTCTGGAGCTGATTCAAGCAGCGTTTCCAGAGCCATGATAAAAGATAAGTTCAAGGTATTCAATTCTCAATTTGAGGAGCTTCATCACCGGCAATCCCAGTGGGCAGTTCCCGACAGTGAGTTGCGCGAATCTTTAAGGCTAGCTGTCGCAGAAGTCCTCTTACCCGCCTACAGATCTTTCGTCAGACGTTTTGG GCCTATGATCGAGAATGGAAAAAATCCCAGTAAGTACATCAAATACTCACCTGAAGATCTCGAACGCATGTTGAATGAATTCTTTGAAGGTAAGCAGTGGAACGATCAAAGGCgataa
- the LOC123224021 gene encoding nudix hydrolase 27, chloroplastic-like, with protein MAVCRVGVSAHSPFCGGKLDKFSSVPLTLQLSIYNFCNPVRLGINCRLRGLKMESPPDGYRRNVGICLVDSSNKKIFAASRIHIPDTWQMPQGGADEGEDLRIAAIRELREETGVTSTEFLAETPYWLTYDFPLEVKARLNRRWGTNYKGQAQKWFLFKFTGKEEEINLLGDGSEKPEFKEWSWMFPEQVLELAVDFKRPVYEQVLKVFSPYFLVDSDEGKCSGINMR; from the exons ATGGCTGTGTGTAGAGTGGGAGTGAGTGCACATTCCCCGTTTTGTGGTGGAAAGTTGGATAAATTTTCGAGTGTGCCACTGACTTTGCAGCTGTCAATTTATAACTTTTGTAACCCCGTAAGATTGGGGATAAATTGTCGTTTAAGGGGATTAAAGATGGAATCGCCTCCCGATGGGTATAGAAGAAACGTCGGGATTTGTCTCGTTGACTCTTCGAATAAG AAAATTTTTGCAGCCTCGAGGATTCATATACCGGACACATGGCAAATGCCTCAG GGTGGTGCTGATGAAGGGGAGGATCTGAGAATTGCAGCCATAAGAGAATTGAGAGAAGAAACTGGTGTTACTTCGACGGAATTTCTTGCAGAG ACTCCATATTGGCTCACTTATGATTTTCCACTTGAAGTCAAAGCTAGACTTAATCGTCGCTGGGGAACAAATTATAAAGGTCAAGCACAGAAGTG GTTTCTTTTTAAGTTCACGGGAAAGGAGGAAGAGATCAATCTTTTGGGGGACGGTTCTGAAAAACCAGAGTTTAAGGAGTGGTCGTGGATGTTCCCCGAACAAGTTTTAGAACTT GCTGTGGATTTCAAGAGGCCAGTCTATGAGCAAGTTCTGAAGGTATTTAGTCCTTACTTTTTGGTGGATTCAGATGAAGGAAAATGTTCTGGTATCAATATGAGGTGA